A genome region from Mesorhizobium sp. B2-1-8 includes the following:
- a CDS encoding FAD-dependent monooxygenase yields the protein MTRSDVLIVGAGPTGLVLALWLTKLGVGVRIIDRTAEPGTTSRALAVAAHTLELYRQLDLADAVVARGHKVRAANLWVRGEAEARIPFAAIGEDLSPYSFLQIFPQDEHERLLVERLGQLGVTVERRTELHDFTDHGDRIVAHLRGEHGEETAEFSYLAGCDGTHSLVRETISAGFSGGTYRELFYVADVEASGASINGELHVDLDEADFLAIFPLADTRRARLIGTVRDERADQADTLTFDDVSRQAIENLKIKIEKVNWFSTYHVHHRVAGQFRKGRTFLLGDAAHIHSPVGGQGMNTGIGDAINLAWKLSSVLAAQAPDAVLDSYEIERIAFAKRLVATTDRIFTFVTADGRIADLVRTRIAPIVVPRILGIDRVREFIFRTVSQITLNYRQSPLSEGSAGEVRGGERLPWAPVDGVDNFASLAATQWQIHIYGVASEDVRSWCERHRVPLSVFDWRPAHEEAGLARDALYLLRPDTYVALADPKASVDTLERYCSDRGLSVGSAR from the coding sequence ATGACCCGCAGTGACGTTCTCATCGTAGGGGCCGGCCCTACCGGCCTGGTTCTGGCGCTTTGGCTCACCAAGCTGGGTGTCGGCGTCCGCATCATAGACAGGACCGCCGAGCCGGGAACGACGTCGCGCGCCTTGGCCGTTGCCGCGCACACGCTCGAACTCTACCGTCAACTCGATCTGGCCGATGCCGTGGTCGCGCGCGGCCACAAGGTGCGCGCCGCCAATTTGTGGGTGCGAGGTGAAGCTGAGGCGCGCATACCGTTCGCGGCGATCGGTGAGGATCTGTCGCCCTATTCGTTTTTGCAAATCTTTCCGCAGGACGAGCACGAACGCCTTCTGGTCGAACGGCTCGGACAATTGGGCGTCACCGTCGAGCGGCGGACCGAATTGCATGACTTCACCGACCATGGCGACCGCATCGTCGCCCACCTGCGTGGCGAGCACGGCGAGGAGACCGCCGAGTTCAGCTATCTGGCTGGTTGTGACGGCACGCATTCCTTGGTGCGCGAGACGATATCGGCGGGGTTTTCCGGTGGTACCTACCGTGAACTTTTCTACGTCGCGGATGTCGAGGCATCCGGTGCATCGATCAATGGCGAATTGCATGTCGATCTCGATGAAGCCGACTTCCTGGCGATCTTTCCTCTGGCGGACACGCGCCGTGCTCGGCTGATCGGTACGGTCCGGGACGAGCGCGCGGATCAGGCCGACACGCTGACATTCGACGACGTCAGCCGCCAGGCGATCGAAAACCTCAAGATCAAGATCGAAAAGGTGAACTGGTTTTCGACCTACCACGTCCACCACCGCGTGGCCGGTCAATTCCGCAAGGGCCGTACATTCCTGCTGGGTGACGCGGCGCACATCCACAGTCCAGTCGGCGGACAAGGGATGAACACCGGGATCGGGGACGCGATCAACCTTGCATGGAAACTGTCTTCCGTGCTCGCGGCGCAGGCGCCCGATGCCGTGCTCGACAGCTATGAGATCGAGCGCATCGCATTCGCCAAGCGCCTGGTTGCCACCACCGACCGCATCTTCACTTTCGTCACCGCCGACGGGCGCATCGCCGACCTCGTGCGCACGCGGATCGCGCCGATTGTCGTGCCCAGGATACTCGGCATCGACCGGGTTCGCGAATTCATCTTCCGGACTGTTTCGCAGATCACCCTCAACTATCGCCAAAGCCCACTCAGCGAGGGATCCGCGGGCGAAGTGCGCGGCGGCGAGCGGCTGCCTTGGGCCCCGGTCGATGGAGTGGACAATTTTGCCTCGCTCGCCGCCACGCAATGGCAGATCCACATCTACGGCGTCGCCAGCGAGGACGTCAGGTCCTGGTGCGAGCGCCATCGGGTTCCGCTCAGCGTCTTCGACTGGCGGCCCGCCCATGAGGAGGCAGGCCTGGCGCGCGATGCGCTCTACCTCCTGCGGCCCGACACCTATGTGGCGCTAGCCGATCCCAAGGCTTCGGTCGATACGCTCGAGCGCTACTGCAGCGATAGAGGGCTTTCCGTCGGAAGCGCGCGCTAG
- the mntR gene encoding manganese-binding transcriptional regulator MntR produces MALKNRPVPREPLLDADVHSEGFRQTREARRSALVEDYVELIADLIEDGNEARQVDIAARLGVAQPTVAKMLTRLCADGLVSRKPYRGVFLTEAGRKVAEESRIRHQTVEAFLRSLGVSAETARIDAEGIEHHVSAETLEAFRKAMTAR; encoded by the coding sequence TTGGCGCTGAAGAACAGACCGGTCCCGCGTGAGCCGTTGCTCGATGCCGATGTCCATTCGGAAGGGTTCCGGCAGACGCGCGAAGCGCGCCGCAGCGCGCTGGTCGAGGACTATGTCGAACTGATCGCCGACCTGATCGAGGACGGCAATGAGGCGCGCCAGGTCGACATCGCCGCTCGCCTCGGCGTCGCCCAGCCGACGGTGGCCAAGATGCTGACGCGGCTTTGCGCCGATGGGCTGGTGTCGCGAAAACCCTATCGCGGCGTGTTCCTCACCGAAGCCGGCCGTAAGGTCGCGGAGGAAAGTCGCATTCGCCACCAGACGGTCGAGGCCTTCCTGCGCTCCCTCGGCGTCAGCGCCGAGACGGCGCGCATCGACGCCGAGGGCATCGAGCACCATGTCAGCGCCGAGACGCTGGAAGCGTTTCGCAAGGCGATGACGGCGCGCTGA
- a CDS encoding neutral zinc metallopeptidase codes for MLWRGRRQSDNIEDDRSDGGGGIGGGGGQFRIPIGGRAGGGGSIFLVILVVLAGWYFGFDPSTILGGGDGGLLPGGGGQITDNSGGQDSGAGTPANDEMKQFVATVLAETEDTWTGIFKSQGLTYEDPKLVLFSGQVRSACGFASAAAGPFYCPGDHKVYLDMTFFQQLDQQFGASGEFARAYVIAHEVGHHVQNLTGIMGKFNQMRQGMSEAAANQLSVRIELQADCFAGVWAHYTGQKGILEPGDFESALNAAKQIGDDTLQKKMQGYVVPESFNHGTSQQRQTWLTRGYKSGKLSDCNTMSGAL; via the coding sequence ATGCTCTGGAGAGGCCGTCGTCAGAGTGACAATATCGAGGACGACCGCAGCGACGGCGGCGGCGGGATCGGTGGCGGCGGTGGTCAGTTCCGCATCCCGATCGGTGGCCGCGCCGGTGGCGGTGGCAGCATATTCCTCGTCATCCTGGTGGTGCTGGCCGGATGGTATTTCGGCTTTGATCCCTCGACGATCCTGGGCGGTGGTGACGGCGGCCTGCTGCCGGGCGGTGGTGGCCAGATTACCGACAACAGTGGCGGCCAGGATAGCGGCGCGGGTACGCCGGCCAATGACGAGATGAAGCAGTTCGTGGCGACCGTGCTCGCCGAGACGGAAGACACCTGGACAGGCATCTTCAAGTCGCAAGGCCTGACCTATGAGGACCCCAAGCTGGTGCTGTTTTCCGGCCAGGTACGATCGGCCTGCGGTTTTGCTTCCGCGGCGGCCGGACCGTTCTATTGCCCGGGCGACCACAAGGTCTATCTCGACATGACCTTCTTCCAGCAACTCGACCAGCAGTTCGGCGCTTCAGGCGAGTTCGCCCGCGCCTACGTCATCGCGCATGAGGTCGGCCACCACGTGCAAAACCTCACCGGCATCATGGGTAAGTTCAACCAGATGCGGCAAGGCATGAGCGAAGCCGCTGCCAACCAGCTGTCGGTGCGCATCGAGCTGCAGGCCGACTGCTTCGCCGGCGTGTGGGCGCATTACACTGGGCAGAAGGGCATATTGGAGCCGGGCGACTTCGAAAGCGCGCTGAATGCCGCCAAGCAGATCGGCGACGATACGCTGCAGAAGAAGATGCAGGGCTATGTCGTGCCGGAAAGCTTCAACCACGGCACCTCGCAGCAGCGGCAGACCTGGCTGACGCGCGGCTACAAGAGCGGCAAGCTGTCGGACTGCAATACGATGAGCGGGGCGCTCTAA
- a CDS encoding TCR/Tet family MFS transporter — translation MIDPKTARRGLALVFTTLLLDIIGFGMIMPVLPAFLRELTGVGISEAAIEGGWLFFVYAAMQFFFAPIMGGLSDRFGRRPILLASVLTFSIDNLICAIAWSYPMLFIGRVLAGISGASYSTTSAFIADISNDENRAKNFGLLGIAFGVGFVIGPVLGGLLGTFGPRVPFFFAAGLAFVNFLIAMFFLPETLDEKHRRRFEWKRANPVGTLLQMRRYEGIGWIGLVFFLMTLGHMMYPAVWSFVSNYRYGWSEQQIGFSLGVFGLCGAIVMGTVLPRVIPRLGEWRTAVIGLTFTAASAFGYAFASQGWMVYAVIVVGCLEALADPPLRSLAAAKVPPSAQGELQGAMTSIFSITSIITPLLYTAVFSWFTGPSAPVTFGGAPYLVGACFLVLAVIVFVTKVARPATVADVATEVKDGAQA, via the coding sequence ATGATCGACCCCAAGACCGCCAGGCGGGGCCTTGCGCTCGTTTTCACCACGCTGCTGCTCGACATTATCGGCTTCGGCATGATCATGCCGGTGCTGCCGGCTTTTCTCAGGGAATTGACCGGCGTCGGCATCAGCGAAGCGGCGATCGAGGGCGGCTGGCTGTTCTTCGTCTATGCGGCCATGCAGTTCTTCTTCGCGCCGATCATGGGCGGCCTGAGCGACCGGTTCGGACGGCGGCCGATCCTGCTCGCCTCGGTGCTGACCTTCTCCATCGACAATTTGATCTGCGCGATCGCCTGGTCCTATCCGATGCTGTTCATCGGGCGTGTGCTGGCCGGCATTTCGGGCGCCAGCTATTCGACGACGTCGGCCTTCATCGCCGATATCTCGAACGACGAGAACCGGGCCAAGAATTTCGGCCTGCTCGGCATCGCCTTCGGCGTCGGCTTCGTCATCGGGCCGGTGCTGGGCGGATTGCTCGGCACGTTCGGTCCGCGCGTGCCGTTCTTTTTCGCCGCTGGGCTCGCTTTCGTGAACTTCCTGATCGCGATGTTCTTCCTGCCCGAGACGCTCGATGAAAAGCATCGCCGCCGCTTCGAGTGGAAACGCGCCAACCCGGTCGGCACGCTCCTGCAGATGCGTAGGTATGAAGGCATCGGCTGGATCGGGTTGGTCTTCTTCCTGATGACGCTCGGCCACATGATGTATCCGGCGGTCTGGTCGTTCGTCTCCAACTACCGCTATGGCTGGAGCGAGCAGCAGATCGGCTTCTCGCTCGGCGTTTTCGGCCTGTGCGGGGCGATCGTCATGGGCACGGTGCTGCCACGCGTCATCCCGAGGCTCGGCGAGTGGAGAACGGCGGTCATCGGCCTGACATTCACGGCGGCAAGCGCCTTCGGCTATGCCTTCGCCTCGCAAGGCTGGATGGTCTATGCGGTGATCGTCGTCGGCTGCCTGGAGGCACTGGCCGATCCGCCGCTCAGAAGCCTCGCCGCCGCCAAGGTGCCGCCTTCGGCACAGGGCGAGCTACAAGGCGCGATGACCTCGATCTTCTCGATCACCTCGATCATCACGCCGCTGCTCTACACCGCGGTCTTTTCCTGGTTCACCGGGCCGAGCGCGCCCGTCACCTTCGGCGGCGCGCCCTACCTGGTCGGTGCGTGCTTCCTGGTGCTGGCGGTCATCGTCTTCGTCACCAAGGTGGCGAGACCGGCGACGGTCGCTGACGTCGCGACCGAGGTCAAAGATGGAGCACAGGCATGA
- the carA gene encoding glutamine-hydrolyzing carbamoyl-phosphate synthase small subunit, producing MAEMTPAWATEKPTALLVLADGTVIEGRGLGATGSAVAEVCFNTALTGYQEILTDPSYAGQIVTFTFPHIGNIGTNGEDIEDLNPAARAGAVGAVFKADVTNPSSYRAAGHLDQWLKKRGIVALSGIDTRALTALIREKGMPNAVIAHAPDGVFDLDDLKRRAAAWSGLIGLDLAKEVTSGQSSVWRETPWVWNEGFGEQAEPSLHVVAIDYGVKRNILRLLAGLGAKVTVVPAKTDAEEILAMQPDGIFLSNGPGDPEATGDYAVPVIQDLLKTDIPVFGICLGHQMLALALGGKTAKMHQGHHGANHPVKDHTTGKVEIVSMNHGFAVDADSLPTGVEETHVSLFDGSNCGIALTGRPVFSVQHHPEASPGPQDSHYLFRRFVNLIRQKRGEELLVERA from the coding sequence ATGGCCGAGATGACGCCCGCCTGGGCCACTGAAAAGCCGACCGCCCTGCTGGTGCTGGCGGACGGCACCGTCATCGAAGGGCGCGGCCTGGGCGCCACCGGCTCCGCCGTCGCCGAAGTCTGCTTCAACACCGCGCTCACCGGCTACCAGGAAATCCTCACCGACCCCTCCTATGCCGGCCAGATCGTCACCTTCACCTTCCCGCATATCGGCAATATCGGCACCAATGGCGAGGACATCGAAGACCTCAATCCGGCCGCCCGCGCCGGCGCCGTCGGCGCCGTGTTCAAGGCCGATGTCACCAACCCGTCCAGTTACCGCGCCGCGGGCCACCTCGACCAGTGGCTGAAGAAGCGCGGCATCGTCGCGCTCTCGGGCATCGACACCCGCGCGCTCACCGCGCTGATCCGCGAAAAGGGCATGCCCAACGCGGTCATCGCTCACGCGCCGGATGGCGTCTTCGACCTCGACGACCTGAAGCGGCGCGCCGCCGCATGGTCGGGCCTGATCGGGCTCGATCTCGCCAAGGAGGTCACGTCGGGCCAGTCCTCGGTCTGGCGCGAGACGCCGTGGGTGTGGAACGAAGGTTTTGGCGAACAGGCCGAGCCTTCGCTGCACGTCGTCGCCATCGACTACGGCGTCAAGCGCAACATCTTGCGGCTGCTCGCCGGCCTCGGCGCCAAGGTCACCGTCGTTCCCGCCAAGACCGACGCGGAAGAAATCCTCGCCATGCAGCCCGACGGCATCTTCCTCTCCAACGGCCCCGGCGATCCGGAAGCCACCGGCGACTATGCCGTGCCGGTCATCCAGGACCTGCTCAAGACCGACATCCCGGTGTTCGGCATCTGCCTCGGCCACCAGATGCTGGCGCTGGCGCTGGGTGGCAAGACCGCCAAGATGCACCAGGGCCATCACGGCGCCAATCATCCGGTGAAGGATCACACCACGGGCAAGGTCGAGATCGTCTCGATGAACCATGGCTTTGCCGTCGACGCCGACTCGCTACCCACCGGCGTCGAGGAAACCCATGTCTCGCTGTTCGACGGCTCGAACTGCGGCATCGCGCTGACCGGCCGTCCGGTGTTCTCGGTCCAGCATCACCCCGAGGCCTCGCCCGGCCCGCAGGATTCGCACTATCTGTTCCGCCGCTTCGTCAATCTCATCCGCCAGAAGCGCGGCGAGGAATTGCTGGTGGAACGAGCCTGA
- a CDS encoding GatB/YqeY domain-containing protein produces MRAKIAESLKTAMKAQDKHRLPTLRLIQAAIHDRDIANRGASKEPASDEEILQILAKMVKQREESAKAFEDGKRPELAAQERGEMEIIRGFLPTQLDDAAVTAAAREAIAATGAASQKDMGKVIAALKQKYAGQMDFGKASGIVKGLLQ; encoded by the coding sequence ATGCGCGCGAAAATCGCCGAATCCCTGAAGACCGCGATGAAGGCGCAGGACAAGCACCGGCTGCCGACATTGCGGCTGATCCAGGCCGCCATCCACGACCGCGACATTGCCAATCGCGGTGCCAGCAAGGAACCCGCCAGCGACGAGGAAATCCTGCAGATCCTGGCTAAGATGGTGAAGCAGCGCGAGGAATCGGCCAAGGCATTCGAGGACGGCAAGCGGCCGGAGCTGGCGGCGCAGGAACGTGGCGAGATGGAGATCATCCGCGGCTTCCTGCCGACGCAGCTCGACGATGCGGCGGTCACGGCGGCGGCGCGCGAGGCGATTGCCGCGACCGGTGCGGCCAGCCAGAAGGACATGGGCAAGGTGATCGCCGCGCTGAAGCAGAAATATGCGGGGCAGATGGATTTTGGCAAGGCGAGCGGCATCGTCAAGGGGTTGCTGCAATAG
- a CDS encoding serine hydrolase domain-containing protein: MSREAYIRSLFTGADQRQNFQTMDTIFPVGRMSASPEPFVFPRAAEIALPANYRYEGKSRSIDSFLEETETMALLVLKGGVLVFERYAPWGGRDRRWKSMSVAKSVISASLGIAVGTGLVATLDDSISSYLPELSGSAYDGVRIKDVLQMSSGAGWNEDYSDPDSDINRFAAITAKGGSFNGFPPTLKRATEPGTFNFYNSTDTQVLGMLLKRVTARPIHAYIQDVLWHPLGMESEAFWLLDDTGMEMAYAGLNATALDYLKIGELFRLGGCWQGHQIVPNGWVKASITPDAPHLMPGDTSRSDSLWGYGYQWWIMDGTEGEFAAVGVYNQFIYVNPARDIVMVKLSANRRYGLTNDETSYRELETIEALREIAIVASGQ, encoded by the coding sequence ATGAGCCGCGAAGCCTACATTAGAAGCCTATTCACTGGTGCCGATCAGCGCCAGAATTTCCAGACCATGGATACGATCTTTCCAGTCGGGCGGATGTCGGCATCTCCGGAACCCTTTGTTTTCCCGAGGGCGGCGGAAATAGCCTTGCCGGCGAACTACCGGTATGAAGGGAAATCCAGGTCGATCGATAGTTTCCTCGAAGAAACCGAAACCATGGCGCTGCTCGTACTGAAAGGTGGTGTGCTCGTGTTTGAGCGCTATGCGCCTTGGGGTGGTCGGGATAGGCGATGGAAGTCCATGTCAGTGGCCAAGAGCGTCATTTCCGCCTCCCTCGGGATTGCCGTCGGCACTGGATTGGTCGCTACTCTCGATGACAGCATTTCCTCTTACCTGCCGGAATTGAGCGGGTCGGCGTATGACGGCGTGCGTATCAAAGATGTGCTTCAAATGTCCTCTGGAGCCGGTTGGAATGAGGACTACAGCGACCCTGATTCGGACATCAACCGCTTCGCCGCGATCACGGCCAAAGGCGGCTCATTCAATGGCTTTCCACCGACTTTGAAGAGAGCGACAGAGCCGGGCACCTTCAATTTCTACAATAGCACCGATACCCAGGTGCTCGGAATGCTGCTCAAGCGCGTCACTGCCCGTCCGATCCATGCCTACATCCAAGACGTTCTCTGGCACCCTCTTGGCATGGAATCGGAAGCATTCTGGCTGCTCGACGATACGGGAATGGAAATGGCTTATGCCGGCCTCAACGCCACAGCGCTGGACTATCTCAAGATTGGCGAATTGTTTCGGTTGGGGGGATGCTGGCAGGGGCACCAGATCGTTCCCAATGGGTGGGTGAAGGCTTCGATCACTCCTGACGCACCGCACTTGATGCCGGGCGATACGAGCCGCTCCGATTCTCTGTGGGGGTACGGCTACCAGTGGTGGATTATGGATGGAACCGAGGGAGAGTTTGCGGCTGTCGGCGTCTACAATCAGTTCATCTATGTAAATCCGGCGCGCGACATCGTCATGGTAAAGCTTTCAGCCAACCGCCGATATGGCCTTACCAACGACGAAACGTCATATCGCGAGCTTGAGACGATCGAAGCGCTACGAGAGATCGCCATTGTCGCTTCAGGCCAATAG
- a CDS encoding tetratricopeptide repeat protein — MATDQLSIDLDRNELVDSAGRQVVLRRRSLGLLIHLARNVGRVVSKQELAEANWPGLTVTDDSLARCVSDIRSALGPELRRTLRTVSGRGYMLGGWIGDAGGRCLLAPAADHGRPTAADQRPSIAVLPFENLGDDEDAYFADGIAEDIIAALSRLRWLFVIARSSSFAYRGKELDARRIAKELGVRYILEGSVRKQDGHVRLVGLLVESETGRQLWAGRYDGDLTDIFELQDRVAVSVLGAVEPNLRLAEIERARSKPPGSLDAYDLYLRALPFLYAYTEASFREAEGLLRAALRQDEAYSDALAALADCVGRMALNGWAWDRNGAFAESCALARRAVAADPENPLSLATAAWSYAMFSNGFDDALELADRALELHPSSHAIRSYCGWVFVYAGESDRAIEQFKAARKMSPMDPRDYFPLLGMAAAHFFAGRFEDTVRLSERIISLVPSHTIARRYLSAALAHGGRLEEANAAASALLQIQPSYNLGSAGMSRLRHRWMLDLYVDGLRAAGIPAA; from the coding sequence TTGGCAACCGACCAGCTATCGATCGATCTGGACAGGAACGAGCTTGTCGACAGCGCCGGTCGGCAAGTTGTCCTGCGCCGCCGCTCGCTCGGCCTGTTGATTCACCTCGCCAGGAATGTCGGTCGTGTCGTCTCCAAGCAGGAATTGGCCGAGGCGAACTGGCCCGGCCTCACCGTGACCGACGATTCGCTGGCGCGCTGTGTGTCCGACATCCGTTCCGCCCTCGGGCCGGAACTGCGTCGAACGCTGCGGACCGTTTCCGGTCGCGGCTATATGCTGGGCGGATGGATCGGCGATGCTGGCGGCAGGTGCCTGCTTGCACCCGCCGCCGACCATGGGCGGCCAACCGCCGCGGATCAACGGCCATCCATCGCGGTGCTGCCCTTCGAGAACCTCGGCGACGACGAAGACGCCTACTTCGCGGACGGCATCGCAGAAGACATCATCGCGGCCCTCAGCCGCTTGCGCTGGCTGTTTGTGATCGCCAGAAGTTCGTCCTTCGCCTACCGCGGCAAGGAACTCGACGCGCGCCGGATCGCCAAGGAGCTCGGTGTACGCTACATCCTCGAAGGATCGGTCCGGAAGCAGGACGGGCACGTCCGGCTGGTCGGCCTCCTCGTCGAGAGCGAGACCGGGCGGCAGCTCTGGGCAGGCCGTTATGACGGAGACCTGACCGACATTTTCGAGCTTCAGGATCGCGTCGCGGTGAGCGTACTGGGGGCTGTCGAGCCCAACCTGCGCCTCGCCGAGATCGAGCGGGCACGCAGCAAACCGCCAGGAAGCCTCGACGCTTACGACCTCTATCTGCGGGCTCTGCCTTTCCTCTATGCCTACACGGAAGCCTCCTTTCGCGAGGCCGAGGGGTTGTTGCGTGCGGCGCTCAGGCAGGACGAAGCCTATTCGGACGCGCTCGCGGCGCTGGCCGACTGCGTCGGCCGCATGGCACTCAATGGATGGGCGTGGGATCGCAACGGGGCTTTTGCCGAATCCTGCGCCCTGGCGAGACGCGCCGTCGCCGCCGATCCGGAAAATCCGCTCTCGCTTGCAACGGCGGCATGGTCGTATGCCATGTTCTCGAACGGCTTCGACGATGCGCTCGAACTGGCCGACCGCGCGCTCGAACTGCATCCAAGCTCGCACGCCATCCGCTCCTATTGCGGCTGGGTGTTCGTCTATGCAGGGGAAAGCGACAGGGCCATCGAGCAGTTCAAGGCTGCGCGCAAAATGAGCCCGATGGACCCGCGCGACTATTTCCCGCTGCTCGGCATGGCTGCCGCGCATTTCTTCGCGGGACGATTCGAGGACACGGTGCGCCTGAGCGAGCGCATCATCTCCCTGGTGCCGAGCCATACGATCGCCCGGCGATATCTAAGCGCGGCGCTTGCGCATGGCGGCAGGCTGGAAGAAGCAAATGCCGCGGCATCGGCGCTTCTCCAGATCCAGCCCAGCTACAATCTCGGCAGCGCTGGCATGAGCCGACTGCGGCATCGCTGGATGCTGGACCTGTATGTCGACGGCCTGAGAGCGGCCGGAATTCCGGCCGCGTGA
- a CDS encoding GNAT family N-acetyltransferase has translation MGKPDMAGYFGTDHQQALQRRTHEKRHWIAATPGIYNAGRFMGVDDPDRLPWSALETMLGRDGLLGLRMISPQQAARCFPRLEAMECRIDTWDILTGEPHDAGRQAQAIIARGMPGGIAMRLPLTNAKSADTRSVQQFLAAHGLAPFPGTMLAARPPRAMTIVLGDDRGRIAATGHTYFPHNTHSPFCDHAWLGLVAVAEPWRGKGLGRLVNALLVDCAFSELGARHVYEMVAPSNQVSRRMAEGCGLRHAADLRCGVAMPAGTATFTR, from the coding sequence ATGGGCAAGCCCGACATGGCCGGTTACTTCGGAACAGATCATCAGCAGGCGCTGCAACGGCGCACGCACGAGAAGCGCCATTGGATCGCCGCGACGCCTGGCATCTACAACGCCGGACGCTTCATGGGGGTCGATGATCCCGACAGGCTGCCATGGAGCGCGCTGGAGACGATGCTCGGCCGCGACGGCCTGCTCGGGTTGCGGATGATTTCGCCGCAGCAGGCGGCGCGCTGCTTTCCCAGGCTCGAGGCCATGGAATGCCGGATCGACACCTGGGACATTCTCACGGGCGAGCCGCACGATGCCGGCAGGCAGGCGCAAGCCATCATCGCGCGGGGAATGCCTGGCGGCATCGCGATGCGATTGCCGCTGACAAATGCGAAAAGCGCCGACACCCGCTCGGTCCAGCAGTTCCTTGCCGCGCACGGCCTTGCACCGTTTCCCGGAACGATGCTGGCGGCCCGGCCGCCGCGCGCGATGACAATCGTGCTTGGTGACGACCGCGGCCGCATCGCCGCGACCGGGCACACTTATTTCCCGCACAACACGCACAGCCCTTTTTGCGACCACGCCTGGCTGGGCCTGGTTGCCGTCGCCGAGCCATGGCGAGGCAAGGGGCTTGGCCGTCTCGTCAACGCGCTGCTCGTCGATTGCGCCTTCAGCGAACTTGGCGCGCGGCACGTCTACGAGATGGTCGCACCCTCGAACCAGGTGTCGCGGCGCATGGCCGAGGGCTGCGGCCTGCGGCACGCTGCCGATCTCCGCTGCGGTGTCGCCATGCCAGCCGGCACGGCGACGTTCACACGCTGA
- a CDS encoding GNAT family N-acetyltransferase, producing the protein MIEIVKPALEHLPSYKAALERGWSPDNVRLLEATREQLAAIEENPTAFLADLDDPEAKGAPITLPDDTQVPRLPGFRRWIWDGEASGSIGFRWQKGTAELPPHVLGHIGYAVVPWKRRRGYATQALRLMLDEARAVGLPYVEITAKPGNPASHKVILANGGKLIERFFEDAAYGGVESLRFRIEL; encoded by the coding sequence ATGATCGAGATCGTCAAACCGGCGCTTGAACATCTGCCGTCCTACAAGGCGGCGCTCGAACGCGGCTGGTCGCCGGACAATGTGCGGCTCCTGGAGGCGACGCGCGAACAGCTCGCGGCCATAGAAGAAAATCCCACGGCGTTCCTCGCCGACCTCGATGATCCCGAGGCCAAGGGCGCGCCCATCACCTTGCCAGACGACACACAAGTGCCACGCCTGCCGGGCTTCCGTCGCTGGATCTGGGACGGCGAAGCGTCGGGCTCGATCGGCTTCCGCTGGCAAAAGGGCACGGCGGAACTGCCGCCGCACGTGCTTGGCCATATCGGCTACGCGGTGGTGCCATGGAAGCGGCGGCGCGGCTATGCCACGCAGGCCTTGCGGCTGATGCTGGACGAGGCGAGGGCGGTGGGCTTGCCCTATGTCGAGATTACCGCCAAGCCGGGCAATCCGGCCTCGCACAAGGTGATCCTGGCCAACGGCGGCAAACTCATCGAGCGCTTCTTCGAGGACGCCGCCTATGGCGGGGTGGAAAGCCTGCGGTTCCGGATTGAGCTGTAG